From a region of the Thiomicrorhabdus sp. genome:
- a CDS encoding NAD(P)/FAD-dependent oxidoreductase: MSNKPQYWDVIIIGAGASGLMCAATAGYQGKSVLVIDHAPKAAAKIRISGGGKCNFTNLDVSANNYICQNPHFVKSALSRYPSSAFIELVERHGLAYEQRELGKLFCAERASDLIQILRTEADWAGVQVMTHCSITKLEYANEIYQLHTSEGLFESSKLVVATGALSFPKLKATGLGYDIAKQFGLNVISTLPGLVPLVFKDKWLERVAGLSGLALDVTVSAGKQSFQEAILFTHNGLSGPGILQASNYWQMGKPIQINLLPGLDILEELKQIKQSGESLSKWLNQHWPKRFSQAWLDWFPIENQLSNLTDDALIEYAALIQNWTLYPSDTAGYDKAEVTLGGVDTNEVSSKTFEAKKQPGLYFIGEVLDVTGHLGGYNFQWAWASGVACGLAV; this comes from the coding sequence ATGTCTAACAAACCCCAATATTGGGACGTAATTATTATTGGTGCTGGAGCATCAGGGTTAATGTGCGCCGCTACCGCCGGTTATCAAGGTAAATCTGTTTTGGTGATAGACCATGCACCTAAAGCGGCGGCTAAAATTCGTATTTCTGGTGGAGGTAAATGCAACTTTACCAATCTAGATGTGTCAGCGAATAATTACATTTGCCAAAATCCACATTTTGTAAAATCCGCTCTGTCACGTTATCCATCCTCTGCATTTATTGAATTGGTAGAGCGCCACGGTTTGGCTTATGAGCAAAGAGAACTCGGTAAACTGTTTTGTGCCGAGCGTGCCTCTGATTTAATTCAAATATTACGTACTGAAGCCGATTGGGCTGGTGTACAAGTCATGACTCACTGCTCAATCACTAAACTTGAATATGCCAATGAAATTTATCAACTTCACACTTCTGAAGGTCTGTTTGAAAGCTCAAAATTAGTTGTTGCTACAGGTGCGTTGTCTTTTCCAAAACTCAAAGCCACTGGCTTAGGGTATGACATTGCAAAACAATTTGGGCTTAATGTGATTTCAACTTTACCAGGTCTGGTACCCTTAGTATTTAAAGATAAATGGTTAGAACGTGTTGCAGGTCTAAGTGGTTTGGCTTTAGATGTTACGGTTTCTGCGGGCAAGCAATCGTTTCAAGAAGCCATTTTATTTACTCATAATGGGTTAAGTGGCCCAGGGATTCTACAAGCTTCAAATTATTGGCAAATGGGTAAACCTATCCAGATTAATCTTTTACCAGGCCTGGATATTTTAGAAGAGTTAAAACAGATTAAACAATCTGGTGAAAGCCTATCAAAATGGTTAAATCAACACTGGCCAAAACGTTTTTCCCAGGCCTGGTTAGATTGGTTTCCAATTGAAAACCAACTATCCAATTTAACTGATGATGCTCTCATTGAGTATGCCGCACTCATTCAAAACTGGACTTTATATCCAAGTGATACGGCTGGCTATGATAAAGCTGAAGTGACATTAGGTGGTGTAGATACCAATGAAGTTTCCTCTAAAACCTTTGAGGCCAAAAAACAACCAGGCCTGTATTTTATTGGTGAAGTCTTAGATGTGACTGGTCACTTAGGAGGCTATAACTTTCAATGGGCATGGGCTTCTGGTGTGGCTTGCGGTTTAGCGGTTTGA